aataataataatgtgttattattattattattattattattattattagttatttagtTTTGTAATAGATTGCACTCAGAAAAAagctaaaacaataaatacattatttaataacagtataaagttaaacatgaataaatacaatttatgttatatatactatatatactgtaacagtatgcacattgatttgtatttataataacactggattcatatttatttatttagcttctttatctttatctacttctgattattattctctatttattatttttaagtgataataattgtttaaaatgtaattcaataaaattacattacttcTTAATATTACTGGTAATctaatttattagtattattatattaatttatttattttcattattacaataatataaatTGCATATTTAATGATTAAGAAAATGTTTAGAAATATATAGGAATCATTTTTAATGttcatcagtattattatttttattttatttattttttattattttttaattaattaattaattaattaattaatgtatttatttttctattcttACCTGTGTGTTTGGGGCTGAGCTGTTCAGTGCATTTGTCCTTTTCCATTAAATCCTGTTGTATCTGATGCTGTAGTTGATGCTGTAGTTGATGCTGTATTTGATGTTGTAGTTGATGTTGTAGTTGATGTTCTTTTCGCTGTTGTTGAGTTTGTTGTTGTAACTGTTGTGTCTGTTGATGATGCTGATTTCCTCCCACTAGCGAGCGAACACTGAGCAGTGAGTTTTGAGTCAGGAACCCTCCGTTATTCCAGCTGTGGATCTTCCCGATGGGGCAGGTGTACAGTCCGTGGTTAGAGAGGAACGCTGGATGTTGGACGGTTGTGGATTTTGAGACGTCCGGCGTTGTTGCTGTTTCTGCGAGGGACCAGATTTTTGGTTTGCTGCTCACTGGAAGCTGGAGGCCTGGTGATGTCATTACAGGaatgtttttattagcattagcatttccGTGTATTTCATCCTGCTCCTTGGAAAGTTTTAGTCCTCGCTTTTGTTCCTCCTCATCttcttcttcatcctcctctTCGGCATTGCTGCGATCTCCATCGTTCTCATCGATCTTATCTATGTCGATACTTTCCAAATCGATCTCCTCCTCGTCCTCACGTTTGTCCTCATTGTCACTGCCAAAGATGATCCCGTCCTCACCGTCCTCCTTTGCACTCGCGCCCCACGTTACTTTGTTCTCCTTCTTAAGTCTCCGCCGGGCATTGGCGAACCACGTGGACACCTGGGTGAGGGTCATCTTGGTGATGATGGCCAGCATGATCTTCTCTCCTTTGGTTGGGTACGGATTCTTGCGGTGCTCGTTCAGCCAGGCCTTGAGTGTGCTCGTACTTTCCCGGGTGGCGTTCTTCGGCCTGGATGCGTCGCCGTACTGGAAGCCGCTGTACGGGTAGAACGCAGCAGGGGAAGTGTGTGCTGCAAAACTGACCCCAGGACTGTCCTTCAGGTCATACTGAGAGCCCTGAATACACACCCAGAAGAAGAGAAATTAATAAATGGTCTGCAGTGCAAACTGCAAACTGCTGAAACACAGGAGTTTAAACTGTTCACagacaagcaagctttacattgagTTACTAGGCCACAAGGTGCTGCTCCTGTCCAGGGAAGATTTGTGGTTTCATGTGATGTTGAAGGTGTTTCTACTCAggtttacttactcactcactgtcttaaccgcttatccaattagggttgtggggggtgctggagactatcccagcttttcaatgggtgcaaggcacacagtaacaccctggacggggcgccagtccattgcaggacacacacacacacacacacacacacacacatgcacatacacacatacattcacctacagggcaattcagtgtcttcaattaacctgactgcatgtttttggactgtgggaggaaaccggagctcccggaggaaacccaagcagacacgaggagaacatgcaaactccacacagaaaggacccggactgccccgcctggggatcgaacccaggaccttcttgctgtgaggcgacagtgctacccaccgagccaccatgccacccctatTCAGGTTTAGTTACATTTTGTTCCTGGGAAATTTAGGAAGCTTGTTGAGCTTCAGCAGGATCGATACTCAGTCTCAACGTCTTTTAGAATGAAACCAGGAGCAAATTTTTATTGGCAGCACTAATATCTAGTAGTTTACTTGTTTTATAATAATGAcgattgttttttctttcttgattTGGGTTATGAACAAATTTGAAGCTGATATTTGCACTAAAagtatattaaacaataaaagctATAATTCTGAGTAGAACATAAATACAACGAAAGTTAACAACACTCTTCACAGAAAGTAGTGGAACGTTTACACCCAAATAACAACAGTAAACATTCCGATTTTTACCGTGTAGATTCATACAGTGAAAAATCTACTCATATTTacctataaataatacaatactaTTTTGGACACACCCATGCAAAAGGCTTTTTTCATTAAACTACCAAATACATGATGTATCTACACAGTGACCCTCCCAAAAAGGTGGACTTGTACATAACCTAATGTTCCTATTTTccatttcttttaaacagacaCACCCACATTCTGCTGATCATAGTTAGTATAGTTTCAGTTTTTAATGACATAAAATTCATTTACTTCATTGGGGTGTgtccaatgtgtgtgtgtgtgtgtgtgtgtgtgtacctagaATGTTCATACTTTTATTAAATTAGTGCAAATAGAAATATACTAAAgctgttattttttttcatCAAAATTGTTTGTCAGATTTCTAACTCTCACAGTTTTTACCACTGGGCCCGGGACAACAAGTGGGTCACAAAGCGCCCTCTAGtgttttctagaccttcactaTCCTTACTACCTACACCACCGCCTCAGTGGCTCACATCAGTggctttacattttattttccatttaaatTAGCTTTTATTCAATGCAACTTAATTGTGATTGAATACAACCCGAGCATTTAAAGGTCAGGGggccaacagtgtcaacctgacagtggtgggccttgaactAGCAATCTTGTAAATACTActaatttgttatatatacatatacacatagatgatacaataaaattatttttccgcatatccaggcttgtttggaagctggggtcagagcgcagggtcagccactgtacagcGCCCCAGGAACAGAGGGggttaaggccttgctcaagggcccgacagtggcagcATGACAGAGTCTGGATTCAAACTTTCATCCTTTCGATTTATAGCACAAACATCTACCCACATTACAGTGCTgcaataaaaaagtatttgcccccttttcAGTTTCTGATCTGTCACATTGAAATTTCAGATCTTA
This DNA window, taken from Trichomycterus rosablanca isolate fTriRos1 chromosome 3, fTriRos1.hap1, whole genome shotgun sequence, encodes the following:
- the irx1a gene encoding iroquois-class homeodomain protein IRX-1a; the encoded protein is MSFPQLGYPQYLYGLGAAPASPASPPSAPRAPSCDVASVLAAAGSGANGGMYSALPYSYSALLPYTSAELALFSHMGSQYDLKDSPGVSFAAHTSPAAFYPYSGFQYGDASRPKNATRESTSTLKAWLNEHRKNPYPTKGEKIMLAIITKMTLTQVSTWFANARRRLKKENKVTWGASAKEDGEDGIIFGSDNEDKREDEEEIDLESIDIDKIDENDGDRSNAEEEDEEEDEEEQKRGLKLSKEQDEIHGNANANKNIPVMTSPGLQLPVSSKPKIWSLAETATTPDVSKSTTVQHPAFLSNHGLYTCPIGKIHSWNNGGFLTQNSLLSVRSLVGGNQHHQLQHQIQHQLQHQLQHQIQQDLMEKDKCTEQLSPKHTDRGVESPTQPLKSSFRPLHDSGRSSQRVLTT